A window of the Rhodoferax sp. GW822-FHT02A01 genome harbors these coding sequences:
- a CDS encoding histidine phosphatase family protein: MGTLYLVRHGQASLGADNYDNLSGLGQRQSVRLGEYLAHKGLQFDAVYTGSLKRHAQTWAGIAQGMGSSKSLEPTVRTGLNEYNSEAVIRSTSTEPAPRPTTPESVRAHFLRLRNGLQQWAAGSVTPEGMLPYRDFAGGVAEVLAQIRSQHSGNVLLVSSGGPIATAVALTLGTSPEAFVELNMRIRNTALTEFAFTPKRQALLTFNTLPHLDAAPYADWASYS, encoded by the coding sequence ATGGGAACTCTCTATCTGGTCCGCCATGGACAAGCCTCGCTGGGCGCCGACAACTACGACAACCTGAGCGGCTTGGGCCAGCGCCAGTCAGTGCGCCTGGGTGAATACCTGGCCCACAAGGGCCTGCAGTTCGACGCGGTCTATACCGGTAGCCTCAAGCGCCATGCGCAGACCTGGGCCGGCATCGCGCAAGGCATGGGAAGCAGTAAGTCCCTAGAGCCCACCGTGCGCACGGGCCTCAACGAGTACAACAGCGAAGCGGTGATCCGCAGCACCTCCACCGAACCCGCGCCACGCCCGACCACACCCGAGTCCGTGCGTGCGCATTTCCTGCGCCTGCGCAACGGCCTGCAGCAATGGGCCGCAGGCAGCGTCACGCCCGAAGGCATGCTGCCCTACCGAGACTTTGCAGGGGGTGTGGCCGAAGTGCTTGCGCAGATACGTAGCCAGCACAGCGGCAATGTGCTGCTGGTCAGCAGCGGCGGACCGATTGCCACAGCGGTGGCGCTGACCCTGGGCACCAGCCCCGAGGCGTTTGTGGAGCTCAATATGCGCATCCGCAACACGGCGCTCACCGAATTTGCGTTCACGCCCAAGCGCCAGGCCTTGCTCACTTTCAACACCCTGCCCCATCTGGACGCAGCGCCCTACGCCGACTGGGCCAGCTACTCCTGA
- a CDS encoding creatininase family protein — MRTTSRFWADWTARDFAQAQAHGRMPQIIAVLPLAATEQHGPHLPLCVDTALVDGVIAATLPQLAADVPALFLPTQAVGFSPEHAAYAGTLTLKSETLIRLWTDIGESVAAAGVRKLVLLNSHGGQVGLLDVVARDLRARLGMLVYSVNWFGLPLVGPQGEDVNAQFSADEHRFGIHAGDIETSMMLALQPQVVDMDHAQNFASTSQERASQYAILGNGKSAKLAWQTQDYNPAGAVGNAAAATAKKGRSVLDAAGCALAQLLAELHQLPMSTLVDKPRL; from the coding sequence ATGAGAACCACATCACGATTCTGGGCGGACTGGACAGCGCGCGACTTTGCACAGGCACAGGCCCATGGCCGCATGCCGCAGATCATCGCCGTGCTGCCGCTGGCGGCCACCGAGCAGCATGGTCCGCATCTGCCGCTGTGCGTGGACACCGCGCTGGTGGACGGCGTGATCGCCGCCACATTGCCGCAGCTGGCCGCCGATGTACCGGCCCTGTTCCTGCCCACGCAGGCCGTGGGCTTCAGCCCGGAGCATGCAGCCTATGCGGGTACGCTGACACTCAAGTCCGAAACGCTGATCCGCCTGTGGACCGACATCGGCGAAAGCGTGGCCGCTGCCGGAGTGCGCAAGCTGGTGCTGCTCAATTCGCATGGCGGCCAGGTGGGTCTGCTCGATGTGGTGGCGCGTGACCTGCGCGCGCGGCTGGGCATGCTGGTCTACAGCGTCAACTGGTTTGGCTTGCCCTTGGTCGGACCGCAGGGTGAGGATGTGAATGCGCAGTTCAGTGCCGACGAGCACCGCTTCGGCATCCACGCAGGAGACATAGAGACTTCCATGATGCTGGCGCTGCAGCCGCAGGTAGTGGATATGGACCACGCGCAGAACTTTGCCTCCACTTCGCAGGAGCGCGCCAGCCAGTACGCCATCCTGGGCAATGGCAAGAGCGCCAAGCTGGCCTGGCAGACCCAGGACTACAACCCCGCCGGTGCGGTCGGCAATGCGGCGGCGGCCACTGCGAAAAAAGGCCGCAGCGTGCTCGACGCGGCAGGCTGCGCCCTGGCGCAACTGCTGGCCGAGCTGCACCAGCTTCCCATGAGTACGCTGGTCGACAAGCCGCGGCTGTAA
- a CDS encoding DUF4080 domain-containing protein, whose protein sequence is MSARIALATLNAKYIHASLGLRYLMANMPLYGGADLTAVTQLHEFTIHRAPQAIVDELLASLGDADVRIVGFGVYIWNVVQTEEVIRLLKRQCPQIQVVLGGPEVSFELEQQAIVQASDYVITGWGDVSFPKLCKALVHGPRPLMKVIAGEQPPLSELTLPYAHYSATDLAQRVLYVEASRGCPFKCAFCLSALDKTAWAFALEPFLLELQSLLARGARSFKFVDRTFNLKVDVSVRILQFFLDALQAMPHERLFLHFELVPDHLPDALKDMLVRFPAGTLQFEIGIQSFNPEVQKAISRRQDNPRTEDNIRWLLTHTQAHLHTDLIFGLPGESWHSFAQGFDRLYALGPHEIQLGLLKRLRGTPLAQRSPAGGPAQEGMVYDPLPPYTVQHTGAVSAAEAQAFARLARYWDLLANSGRFGKSCGLLLQAGSAFAALSDFSAWLWQRTGSTHALTPEDLVDALFDYLTQVRALPADAVRAALLADYVGSGARSNPSALQGLLPRREKQNAHNRPAAQRQQRHQASRSKIDL, encoded by the coding sequence ATGTCTGCTCGCATCGCCCTTGCCACGCTCAACGCCAAATACATCCACGCGTCCCTGGGCTTGCGCTATCTGATGGCGAACATGCCGCTTTACGGCGGCGCCGATCTGACAGCGGTGACGCAGCTGCATGAGTTCACCATCCACCGCGCACCCCAGGCCATCGTGGACGAGCTGCTGGCGTCGCTGGGGGATGCCGATGTGCGCATCGTGGGCTTTGGCGTGTACATCTGGAATGTGGTGCAGACCGAGGAAGTCATTCGCCTGCTCAAGCGCCAGTGCCCGCAGATCCAGGTGGTGTTGGGTGGGCCGGAGGTGAGCTTCGAGCTGGAACAGCAAGCCATCGTGCAAGCGTCAGACTACGTGATTACCGGCTGGGGTGATGTGAGTTTCCCCAAACTGTGCAAAGCACTGGTGCATGGGCCCAGGCCGCTGATGAAGGTGATTGCCGGTGAGCAGCCACCCCTGTCGGAACTCACTCTGCCCTACGCCCACTACAGCGCCACCGATCTGGCCCAGCGTGTGCTGTATGTGGAGGCCTCACGCGGTTGCCCGTTCAAATGCGCTTTCTGTCTGAGCGCTCTGGACAAGACCGCCTGGGCCTTTGCGCTGGAACCGTTTCTGCTCGAACTGCAGTCGCTGCTGGCGCGGGGTGCACGCAGCTTCAAGTTTGTGGACCGCACCTTCAACCTCAAGGTGGATGTGTCGGTGCGCATCCTGCAGTTCTTTCTGGACGCGCTGCAGGCCATGCCGCATGAGCGCCTGTTTCTGCACTTTGAATTGGTGCCCGACCACTTGCCCGATGCGCTCAAGGACATGCTGGTGCGCTTTCCCGCGGGCACGCTACAGTTTGAGATCGGCATCCAGAGCTTCAACCCGGAGGTGCAAAAGGCGATATCGCGCCGGCAGGACAACCCGCGCACAGAGGACAACATCCGCTGGTTGCTGACCCACACCCAGGCGCATCTGCACACCGACCTGATCTTCGGCCTGCCCGGCGAGAGCTGGCACAGTTTTGCGCAGGGATTTGACCGCCTGTACGCGCTGGGCCCCCATGAGATTCAACTGGGCTTGCTCAAGCGTTTGCGCGGCACGCCGCTGGCGCAACGCAGCCCGGCTGGTGGGCCCGCGCAGGAAGGCATGGTGTATGACCCGCTGCCGCCGTACACCGTGCAACACACCGGTGCCGTCAGCGCCGCAGAAGCGCAGGCCTTTGCGCGTCTGGCGCGCTACTGGGACTTGCTCGCCAACTCCGGCCGTTTTGGCAAAAGCTGCGGCCTGCTGCTGCAAGCCGGCAGTGCCTTTGCCGCGCTGTCCGACTTTTCAGCGTGGCTGTGGCAGCGCACTGGCAGCACCCATGCACTGACGCCCGAAGATTTGGTGGACGCCTTGTTTGACTACCTCACGCAGGTGCGGGCCCTGCCCGCAGACGCGGTACGCGCAGCCCTGCTGGCGGACTATGTGGGCAGCGGCGCACGCTCCAACCCGAGCGCCCTGCAAGGCCTGCTGCCGCGCCGCGAAAAGCAGAATGCGCACAACCGGCCTGCCGCGCAACGGCAGCAGCGCCACCAGGCATCTCGCTCTAAGATAGACCTATGA
- a CDS encoding DUF167 family protein, with translation MASKQRSKTNAKNASPGAAPAARNSTGDTFFGWDGDVLVVNILGKPAASKDAIGKPKGTQLKVSVTAAPKDGKATDHMVRFLAPLFGVAVSDIEVVFGRENVNKQLRIRSPKKLPPVFDSEAS, from the coding sequence ATGGCCAGCAAGCAACGCTCCAAGACCAACGCCAAGAACGCATCGCCTGGCGCTGCACCCGCCGCGCGCAACAGCACGGGTGACACCTTTTTTGGCTGGGACGGGGACGTTCTGGTCGTCAACATCCTGGGCAAACCAGCCGCGTCCAAGGATGCCATCGGCAAACCCAAGGGCACACAGCTCAAGGTCAGCGTCACGGCCGCGCCCAAGGATGGCAAGGCCACTGACCACATGGTGCGCTTTCTGGCGCCACTCTTTGGCGTGGCGGTGTCAGACATCGAGGTGGTGTTTGGGCGCGAGAACGTCAACAAGCAATTGCGCATCCGATCCCCCAAGAAATTGCCGCCTGTTTTTGACTCGGAAGCGTCATAA
- a CDS encoding thioredoxin family protein yields MATTAWAQFSSPAASSVGGGAVSAVVQTEQVRAELVAYAPDGVSAGKPVWVGLQLTHQPQWHTYWKNAGDSGLPTRLEWSLPAGVTAGEIAWPTPQKINIGSLANFGYEGTVLLPVPLSIDKAFAPSALADTMEVKLSASWLVCKQECVPQDGNFVLQLPLRGSTALHAADFERARAAQPVAHNGKSEVQLAKDGLTVTIAGLPAAWLGKNISAFIEAPDIIETARSPSASDSKPQNWSGDGSWSATLPYSTLRSESPASLAFVLVSGTQSLRTQATVHGTWPPLPTGPAASATPQLTGTSGSAPLPPAKADAGLGTWALAMGAALLGGLILNLMPCVFPVLAIKVLGFTRPGQSHVSHRTQGLAYTAGVVLSFLALGGLMLALRAGGERLGWGFQLQSPAVIAALALLFTLIGLNLMGLLEVGNLLPGKLASLQLRHPVGDAFLSGVLAVAIASPCTAPFMGASLGYAIALPALQALGIFAALGVGLALPFLAISWIPGSAKLLPRPGAWMVTLRRFLAFPMWATVVWLLWVLGHLSGVDGAASLLALLLCLALLVWSLRLSGRSRVVLSAIALLTGIWLTASLGPNVLREEAAASASASAGSAAGAWQPWEPGRVEAELAAGKPVFVDFTAAWCITCQYNKKTTLADATVQADFSAKKVSLLRADWTHRDPAITQALSDLGRSGVPVYVLYQPGKPAVVLSELLGVGELRSALARL; encoded by the coding sequence ATGGCCACCACCGCCTGGGCACAGTTCTCGTCCCCTGCCGCCAGTTCGGTGGGCGGAGGAGCCGTCAGTGCCGTGGTGCAAACCGAGCAGGTGCGCGCCGAACTGGTTGCCTACGCGCCGGACGGCGTAAGTGCCGGCAAACCGGTTTGGGTGGGGCTGCAGCTTACGCACCAGCCGCAATGGCACACCTATTGGAAGAACGCCGGGGACTCCGGCCTGCCCACGCGATTGGAGTGGAGCCTGCCCGCCGGCGTCACCGCGGGTGAGATTGCTTGGCCCACACCACAAAAAATCAATATTGGCAGCCTGGCCAATTTTGGCTATGAAGGCACGGTGCTGCTGCCGGTGCCGCTGAGCATCGACAAAGCATTCGCGCCGTCTGCTTTGGCCGACACCATGGAGGTCAAGCTTTCGGCATCCTGGCTGGTGTGCAAGCAGGAGTGCGTGCCGCAGGACGGCAACTTTGTATTGCAACTGCCCTTGCGCGGCTCCACCGCATTGCATGCTGCGGACTTTGAGCGTGCCCGCGCAGCGCAGCCCGTTGCGCACAACGGCAAGTCCGAGGTCCAGTTGGCCAAGGACGGACTCACCGTCACGATTGCCGGTCTGCCCGCCGCCTGGCTTGGCAAGAACATCAGCGCCTTCATTGAAGCACCGGACATCATCGAGACTGCCCGCTCACCTTCAGCCAGCGACAGCAAGCCACAGAACTGGAGCGGCGATGGAAGCTGGTCTGCCACGCTGCCCTACTCCACCTTGCGCAGCGAATCACCGGCAAGCTTGGCCTTTGTGCTGGTATCAGGCACGCAGAGTCTGAGAACCCAGGCCACCGTACATGGGACTTGGCCGCCTTTGCCCACGGGACCAGCCGCGTCCGCCACACCGCAGTTGACCGGCACCAGCGGCAGTGCGCCGCTCCCCCCTGCCAAGGCAGATGCCGGACTGGGAACCTGGGCCCTGGCCATGGGCGCGGCCTTGCTGGGCGGGCTGATCCTCAACCTCATGCCCTGTGTATTCCCGGTACTGGCCATCAAGGTGCTGGGGTTCACCCGCCCGGGACAGTCGCACGTGAGCCACCGCACCCAGGGCCTTGCTTATACCGCCGGTGTGGTGCTGTCCTTTCTGGCACTGGGTGGGCTAATGCTGGCGCTGCGTGCCGGTGGGGAGCGTCTGGGCTGGGGCTTTCAGCTTCAGTCGCCAGCGGTGATTGCGGCACTGGCCTTGCTGTTTACGCTGATCGGCCTGAACCTCATGGGCTTGCTGGAAGTGGGCAATCTGCTGCCCGGCAAGCTGGCCTCCCTGCAATTGCGCCACCCGGTGGGTGACGCATTCCTGTCGGGGGTGCTGGCGGTGGCCATTGCGTCGCCCTGCACGGCGCCCTTCATGGGCGCCTCGCTGGGTTACGCCATTGCGCTGCCAGCGCTGCAGGCGCTGGGCATTTTTGCTGCACTGGGTGTGGGGCTGGCCCTGCCGTTTCTGGCCATCAGCTGGATTCCCGGTTCGGCCAAGCTGCTGCCACGGCCCGGTGCATGGATGGTCACGCTGCGCCGCTTTCTGGCTTTCCCCATGTGGGCCACGGTGGTCTGGCTGCTGTGGGTGCTGGGCCATCTGAGCGGCGTGGACGGCGCCGCCAGCCTGCTGGCCCTGTTGCTGTGTCTGGCGCTGCTGGTGTGGTCGCTGCGTTTGAGCGGGCGCAGCCGTGTGGTGCTCAGCGCCATTGCTTTGCTGACCGGCATCTGGCTGACTGCCAGCCTGGGGCCCAATGTGCTGCGCGAGGAAGCCGCTGCCTCCGCGTCTGCGTCCGCCGGCTCAGCCGCAGGTGCCTGGCAGCCCTGGGAGCCCGGCCGTGTAGAAGCAGAGCTTGCTGCCGGGAAGCCTGTGTTTGTGGACTTTACCGCCGCCTGGTGCATTACCTGCCAGTACAACAAGAAGACCACGCTTGCCGACGCCACCGTGCAGGCGGACTTTTCCGCCAAGAAGGTAAGCCTGCTGCGCGCCGACTGGACCCATCGCGACCCAGCCATTACCCAGGCCCTGAGCGATCTGGGTCGCAGCGGTGTGCCGGTGTACGTGCTGTACCAGCCAGGCAAGCCAGCGGTGGTCCTGTCGGAATTGCTGGGCGTGGGTGAGTTGCGGTCCGCGCTGGCGCGCCTCTAA
- the hemE gene encoding uroporphyrinogen decarboxylase yields the protein MTTFAPLQNDTFLRACMRQATDYTPLWLMRQAGRYLPEYCATRAKAGSFMGLATNTDYATEVTLQPLERYPLDAAILFSDILTVPDAMGLGLSFAQGEGPRFATAVRDEAAVAKLEVPDMDKLRYVFDAVTSIRKALNGRVPLIGFSGSPWTLACYMVEGKGSDDYRLVKTMLYSRPDLMHRMLAVNADAVATYLNAQIDAGAQAVMVFDSWGGVLADGAFQDFSLAYTKRVLAQLKRVGVDGKVVPRIVFTKGGGLWLKDMAPLDCEVLGLDWTVNLGIARALVGGTENGPGKALQGNIDPNVLFAPPVQIATEVARVLDSFGTPYQGTGTGPTHIFNLGHGISQYTPPENVAALVEAVHSHSKVQRR from the coding sequence ATGACCACTTTTGCCCCGCTCCAGAACGATACATTCCTGCGCGCCTGCATGCGCCAGGCTACGGACTACACGCCCTTGTGGCTGATGCGCCAAGCCGGGCGTTACCTGCCGGAATACTGCGCCACCCGTGCCAAGGCAGGCAGCTTCATGGGGCTGGCCACCAACACCGACTACGCAACCGAAGTAACGCTGCAGCCGCTGGAACGCTACCCACTGGATGCCGCCATCCTGTTCAGTGACATCCTGACCGTGCCCGATGCCATGGGTCTGGGCCTGTCCTTCGCGCAGGGCGAAGGCCCGCGTTTTGCCACCGCTGTGCGCGATGAAGCCGCCGTCGCCAAGCTGGAAGTGCCGGACATGGACAAGCTGCGCTATGTGTTCGATGCCGTCACCTCCATCCGCAAGGCACTCAATGGCCGTGTTCCCCTGATCGGCTTCTCCGGCAGCCCCTGGACACTGGCCTGCTACATGGTCGAAGGCAAGGGCTCGGACGATTACCGTCTGGTCAAGACCATGCTGTACAGCCGCCCGGACCTGATGCACCGCATGCTGGCGGTGAATGCCGATGCCGTGGCCACCTACCTGAATGCCCAGATTGACGCCGGCGCCCAGGCCGTGATGGTTTTTGACAGCTGGGGCGGTGTGCTAGCCGATGGTGCGTTCCAGGACTTCTCACTGGCCTATACCAAGCGGGTGCTGGCGCAGCTCAAGCGTGTCGGCGTGGACGGTAAGGTGGTGCCGCGCATTGTGTTCACCAAGGGCGGTGGCCTGTGGCTGAAAGACATGGCACCACTCGACTGCGAAGTGCTGGGCCTGGACTGGACAGTCAATCTGGGTATTGCACGTGCCCTGGTGGGCGGAACCGAGAACGGCCCTGGCAAAGCACTGCAAGGCAATATCGACCCGAATGTGCTGTTCGCACCGCCCGTGCAAATCGCTACCGAAGTGGCACGCGTGCTCGACAGCTTTGGCACACCGTATCAGGGCACGGGCACCGGACCCACGCACATTTTCAACCTCGGCCATGGCATCAGCCAGTACACGCCGCCCGAAAACGTTGCAGCACTGGTCGAAGCCGTGCACAGCCACTCAAAAGTGCAGCGACGGTAA
- the priA gene encoding primosomal protein N', whose protein sequence is MTTWLCVLVQTPAHSALGPVLTYRNPQPLPSGTLVRVPLGTRETLGLVWEPSAADATGEIDPDKVRDIADVLEGIAPLGTPWQQLVTFAAQYYQRSVGEVALAALPPQLRDLSPQQMQRRLKRKKSTDAMPAAMQTAQTLSPEQAEVVEQIRQQPGPFLLFGATGSGKTEVYLHCVQTLLAQDPHAQALVMVPEINLTPQLEARFLARFAPLYGEQAVVSLHSGMTNPQRLKSWLAAHSGCARIVLGTRMAVFASLPALRLIVVDEEHDPSYKSSEGARYSARDLAVYRGKLEGAKVILGSATPSLESWYHSRPADQGGRYQRLHMPSRIGAEEGTSVLPAAPDVSPPSVQSLATAARQAMRLQSGTPAGLPLVRRVDMNHQPRRAVFSTPLLEAIKERVARGEQCMVFLNRRGYAPVLHCADCGWKSECPHCSTFRVFHKIDRTLRCHHCGFTERVPRACPACGNLDIEPMGRGTEQLEEQLAELLADVRRPGTASAEHPQGEPLRIARIDADSTRLKGALEEQLAAVHAGDVDVLVGTQMIAKGHDFRRITLVAAVNPDGALFSSDFRAPERLFSLLMQAAGRAGRDAALGESSEVWIQTFQPAHPLYAALKAHDYPAFADQQLLEREQAGMPPFSAQALVRAEARTQEAAQAFLNLARMSALEDMAQWPGWAPILEQVSVYPAVPMAIQRVANIERAQMLVESPSRSALQKFLAAWHDVLHASRSAPECKGLIRWAVDVDPLAI, encoded by the coding sequence ATGACCACCTGGCTCTGCGTACTCGTTCAGACCCCCGCGCATTCCGCCCTGGGGCCGGTGCTGACCTACCGCAACCCGCAACCGTTGCCGAGTGGCACGCTGGTGCGGGTGCCGCTGGGTACACGCGAGACCTTGGGCCTGGTCTGGGAACCGAGTGCGGCAGATGCCACCGGCGAGATCGACCCGGACAAGGTGCGTGACATCGCTGACGTGCTGGAAGGTATAGCGCCTTTGGGCACGCCATGGCAGCAGTTGGTGACATTTGCCGCCCAGTACTACCAGCGTTCGGTTGGTGAAGTGGCGTTGGCGGCCCTGCCACCGCAGTTGCGGGACCTCTCGCCCCAGCAGATGCAGCGTCGGCTCAAGCGCAAGAAATCCACCGATGCAATGCCTGCCGCGATGCAAACGGCGCAAACGCTGAGCCCCGAACAGGCCGAAGTGGTGGAGCAGATCCGCCAGCAACCCGGACCGTTTCTGCTGTTTGGCGCCACCGGCAGCGGCAAGACCGAGGTGTACCTGCACTGCGTACAGACCTTGCTGGCACAGGACCCGCATGCCCAGGCGCTGGTCATGGTGCCGGAAATCAACCTCACGCCACAGTTGGAAGCGCGCTTCCTGGCCCGCTTCGCGCCCCTGTATGGCGAACAGGCGGTGGTCTCCCTGCACAGCGGCATGACCAACCCGCAGCGCCTGAAAAGCTGGCTGGCGGCACACAGCGGCTGCGCGCGCATCGTGCTGGGCACGCGCATGGCCGTTTTCGCCTCCCTGCCGGCCCTGCGCCTGATCGTGGTGGACGAAGAGCATGATCCCAGCTACAAGAGCAGCGAAGGTGCACGCTATTCGGCGCGCGACCTGGCGGTGTACCGGGGCAAGCTGGAGGGCGCGAAGGTCATCCTGGGTTCAGCCACCCCGTCATTGGAGAGCTGGTACCACAGCCGCCCGGCTGACCAGGGCGGTCGCTACCAGCGGCTACATATGCCCAGCCGCATAGGCGCCGAAGAAGGCACTTCGGTGTTACCTGCGGCACCCGATGTTTCACCCCCCAGCGTGCAGAGCCTGGCCACCGCCGCGCGCCAGGCCATGCGGCTGCAGTCGGGCACCCCCGCAGGCTTGCCCCTGGTGCGGCGTGTGGATATGAACCACCAGCCCCGCAGGGCCGTGTTTTCCACACCGCTGCTGGAAGCCATCAAGGAGCGGGTGGCGCGCGGCGAACAGTGCATGGTGTTCCTGAACCGGCGCGGCTATGCACCGGTGCTGCACTGTGCCGATTGCGGCTGGAAGAGCGAGTGCCCGCATTGCTCGACCTTCCGGGTCTTCCACAAAATAGACCGCACCCTGCGCTGCCACCACTGCGGCTTTACCGAGCGCGTGCCACGCGCCTGCCCGGCCTGCGGCAATCTGGACATAGAGCCCATGGGACGTGGCACCGAGCAGCTGGAAGAGCAACTCGCCGAACTGCTGGCCGATGTGCGGCGCCCGGGGACCGCCAGCGCGGAGCACCCGCAGGGTGAGCCGCTGCGCATTGCCCGTATTGATGCCGACAGCACCCGCCTGAAGGGTGCCTTGGAAGAACAACTGGCCGCCGTCCATGCCGGTGACGTGGATGTGCTGGTGGGCACCCAGATGATTGCCAAGGGCCATGACTTCCGCCGCATCACGCTGGTGGCAGCGGTCAACCCCGATGGCGCCTTGTTCTCCAGCGACTTTCGTGCGCCCGAGCGCCTGTTCAGCCTGCTGATGCAGGCCGCAGGCCGTGCCGGACGCGACGCGGCATTGGGTGAAAGCAGCGAAGTCTGGATACAGACATTCCAACCGGCGCACCCGCTTTATGCTGCACTCAAGGCGCACGACTACCCGGCCTTTGCCGATCAGCAACTGCTGGAACGGGAACAGGCCGGCATGCCACCTTTCAGCGCGCAGGCGCTGGTGCGGGCGGAAGCCCGCACGCAGGAGGCGGCACAAGCCTTTCTGAACCTGGCGCGCATGTCGGCTTTGGAGGACATGGCACAGTGGCCGGGTTGGGCTCCCATCCTGGAGCAGGTGTCGGTGTACCCGGCCGTCCCCATGGCGATCCAGCGCGTAGCCAACATCGAGCGTGCCCAGATGCTGGTGGAAAGCCCCTCGCGCTCGGCCCTGCAGAAGTTCCTGGCGGCATGGCACGACGTGCTGCATGCCAGCCGCTCTGCGCCGGAATGCAAGGGCCTGATCCGCTGGGCGGTGGATGTGGACCCGTTGGCGATCTAG
- a CDS encoding AEC family transporter, with translation MLAILTITFPFFALVACGYLAARCRMLALSAIPGLNSFVLFFALPCMLYRFGASAPLAELLAPQLALTYLLCALLMVSLCLWLTRRGRTGWNDAAFGALVAAFPNTGFMGVPLLVAQLGQAAATPVIVSLVVDMVVTSSLCIALSRLGLHVSDGAPHASAAEAAAKALRGVAANPLPWAIFAGACVSWLHWELPQPVGKTLGLLADAASPVALFTIGAVLARSQILSATDRTHAVPWQAYLPVAALKLFVHPALVWGVGSAAIALGIALHPFALKVLVLLAALPSASNVVLLAERYGADSGRIARIILASTVAAFFTFSGAVALLSVR, from the coding sequence GTGCTGGCCATTCTGACGATCACCTTTCCCTTTTTTGCCCTGGTCGCCTGTGGCTACCTGGCTGCGCGCTGCAGGATGCTGGCGCTCTCGGCGATTCCCGGCCTGAACAGCTTTGTGCTGTTCTTTGCGCTGCCTTGCATGTTGTACCGGTTTGGCGCGTCCGCTCCGCTGGCTGAGCTGCTGGCACCTCAGTTGGCGTTGACCTACCTTCTGTGCGCCTTGCTGATGGTGTCGCTTTGCCTTTGGCTGACCCGGCGCGGGCGCACCGGCTGGAACGATGCCGCCTTTGGCGCACTGGTGGCTGCTTTCCCGAATACCGGGTTCATGGGCGTGCCCTTGCTGGTGGCCCAGCTGGGGCAGGCGGCCGCCACACCGGTCATCGTGTCCCTGGTTGTGGACATGGTGGTCACCTCCAGCCTGTGTATTGCCCTCTCACGCTTGGGGCTGCATGTGTCGGATGGAGCACCCCATGCAAGCGCCGCGGAGGCGGCGGCCAAGGCCTTGCGGGGTGTGGCTGCCAATCCCTTGCCCTGGGCCATTTTTGCCGGTGCCTGTGTTTCCTGGTTGCATTGGGAGTTGCCGCAACCCGTAGGCAAGACCTTGGGCTTGCTGGCCGATGCAGCCTCACCGGTCGCGTTGTTCACCATTGGTGCTGTTTTGGCGCGGTCTCAGATACTGTCGGCAACCGACCGGACACACGCCGTACCTTGGCAAGCCTATCTGCCCGTCGCCGCCCTCAAGTTGTTTGTCCACCCGGCGCTGGTCTGGGGTGTGGGGTCGGCTGCCATTGCCTTGGGCATTGCGCTCCATCCTTTTGCACTCAAGGTGCTGGTATTGCTGGCAGCCCTGCCCAGTGCCAGCAATGTGGTGCTTCTGGCCGAGCGTTACGGTGCCGACAGTGGACGCATCGCCCGCATCATCCTGGCTTCCACAGTGGCGGCCTTCTTCACATTCTCTGGTGCCGTCGCTCTGCTGAGCGTGCGCTAA